The Chitinivorax sp. PXF-14 genome has a window encoding:
- a CDS encoding coniferyl aldehyde dehydrogenase translates to MANETAVSINSEQLIARQRDAYLAAGIPSLHERKQQLARLRRAVIWHRHELEDSISTDFGHRSRHETSIMELVGVVQAIDYLSKNLRKFMKRERRHVALFHRFGRAFIEYQPKGVIGVMSPWNYPVSLSLIPIATAIAAGNRVMLKPSELTPRTSELLQRMLSGIFSLETVAVVLGGADVGADFSRLPFDHLLFTGSTPVGRKIMQAASDNLVPLTLELGGKSPAVIARGHVSPLTMQSLVYGKLSNAGQTCVAPDFAMVHADDLDAFVSSYSAMVDRFYPDGTSGTDYTSIVSDRHLSRLTSLLDDAKVKGARVVTVGTEQQPPQGKIRVMRPTLVVGASDDMLVMQEEIFGPVLPVVTYRDMADVINYINARPRPLALYYFGETGAECNELMRRTTSGHFGVNHTLTHVALDDAPFGGVGASGMGAYHGMEGFRSMSHAKSVYVQSRWSLPRLMRAPFGRLADFALALTLGPSQRQ, encoded by the coding sequence ATGGCCAACGAAACCGCAGTTTCAATCAATTCAGAGCAACTCATCGCCCGGCAGAGAGACGCATATCTGGCTGCCGGGATCCCCTCGCTTCACGAACGAAAGCAGCAGCTTGCCCGCTTGCGTCGGGCGGTCATCTGGCACCGCCATGAACTGGAAGATTCCATCAGCACCGATTTTGGGCATCGCTCACGGCACGAGACCAGCATCATGGAATTGGTTGGCGTGGTTCAGGCCATCGACTACCTGAGCAAGAATCTGCGCAAGTTCATGAAGCGGGAGCGGCGCCATGTCGCGCTCTTTCACCGTTTTGGTCGTGCTTTCATCGAGTACCAGCCCAAGGGGGTCATTGGCGTGATGTCCCCCTGGAACTATCCCGTCTCGCTATCGTTGATTCCGATCGCCACGGCCATCGCGGCAGGCAACCGGGTGATGCTAAAGCCATCAGAACTGACGCCCCGCACGAGCGAGCTGCTGCAACGCATGCTCAGTGGCATCTTCTCTCTGGAGACAGTAGCGGTGGTGCTTGGTGGTGCCGATGTCGGCGCGGACTTCAGCCGCTTACCCTTCGATCACCTGCTGTTCACCGGTAGCACGCCGGTAGGACGCAAGATCATGCAGGCGGCCAGCGACAACCTGGTGCCGCTGACGTTGGAGTTAGGGGGAAAGAGCCCCGCCGTCATCGCCAGAGGACATGTCTCGCCACTGACCATGCAAAGCCTGGTGTACGGGAAGCTCTCTAACGCAGGCCAAACCTGTGTGGCGCCAGACTTCGCCATGGTCCATGCCGACGATCTGGATGCGTTTGTTTCTTCCTACTCCGCAATGGTTGATCGCTTCTACCCGGACGGAACAAGCGGAACGGACTACACGTCGATCGTCAGCGACAGGCACTTGAGTCGCCTGACGTCATTGCTGGATGACGCCAAGGTGAAAGGCGCGCGCGTTGTGACGGTGGGAACGGAGCAGCAGCCCCCGCAAGGAAAGATTCGAGTCATGCGCCCCACGCTCGTAGTCGGCGCGAGCGATGACATGTTGGTGATGCAGGAGGAGATATTCGGGCCAGTCCTGCCCGTGGTGACCTACCGAGACATGGCAGATGTCATCAACTACATCAACGCCAGGCCGCGCCCCCTGGCGCTCTATTACTTCGGCGAGACCGGTGCCGAATGCAACGAACTGATGCGCCGAACCACATCCGGACACTTCGGCGTTAACCATACCCTGACCCATGTGGCGCTTGATGATGCCCCCTTTGGTGGCGTGGGGGCCAGCGGTATGGGGGCCTATCACGGCATGGAGGGCTTCCGCAGCATGAGCCACGCCAAGAGTGTCTACGTCCAATCTCGCTGGAGCTTGCCACGTTTGATGCGGGCGCCCTTCGGCCGCCTTGCCGACTTTGCCCTGGCCCTGACGTTGGGGCCCAGCCAGCGTCAATGA
- a CDS encoding acetoacetate decarboxylase family protein translates to MSFVKTAAEIENKKRESVDFFGAEMLTVAWETKPEIIQRLLPAPLKPAADPVAFAFISWYPSTNFGVAYHEAALFVRASYNGEEGNYCLAMPVDNDIAMAGGREVFGFPKKMGAFHFAKEGSQVHGWVERKGRRFVELSADLDAPFNDMKGMQRFMLSSATADGKVRGLSYNIKHFITPDSSGFEFSPRLVRQETILNPSTLVLGKASLNLAMSPDDPWAEVEVVKVLGAMYSVGDNAMQKGSVVAEIDADAFRPHAFLKWDSDLMPC, encoded by the coding sequence ATGAGCTTCGTGAAGACTGCAGCCGAAATTGAAAACAAGAAAAGGGAATCCGTTGATTTTTTTGGCGCGGAGATGCTGACAGTTGCCTGGGAAACCAAGCCTGAAATCATTCAACGACTTTTGCCCGCACCGCTCAAGCCGGCGGCGGATCCCGTTGCCTTTGCCTTCATCAGCTGGTACCCATCGACCAACTTTGGTGTTGCCTACCACGAGGCAGCTCTTTTCGTCCGTGCATCCTACAACGGAGAGGAGGGCAACTATTGCCTTGCGATGCCAGTCGACAACGATATCGCCATGGCGGGAGGACGTGAAGTATTCGGCTTCCCCAAAAAGATGGGGGCATTTCACTTCGCCAAGGAAGGAAGCCAAGTCCACGGCTGGGTTGAACGTAAAGGCCGTCGATTCGTCGAGCTGAGTGCAGACCTGGATGCACCGTTCAACGACATGAAAGGCATGCAGCGGTTCATGCTGTCTAGCGCCACAGCCGATGGCAAAGTCCGCGGGCTTTCGTACAACATCAAGCACTTCATCACACCAGACAGCTCGGGTTTCGAGTTCAGCCCCAGGCTGGTCCGGCAGGAAACCATCCTCAATCCCTCGACCCTCGTGCTTGGCAAGGCCTCGTTAAACCTCGCGATGTCGCCAGATGACCCGTGGGCGGAAGTAGAGGTGGTGAAGGTCCTCGGCGCCATGTACAGCGTGGGCGACAACGCCATGCAGAAAGGCTCGGTGGTGGCCGAGATCGATGCTGACGCTTTCCGTCCGCATGCATTCCTCAAGTGGGACTCGGACCTCATGCCCTGCTGA
- a CDS encoding DMT family transporter has product MDIVRHRHDTTSTVGGIFCGMGAGAVWGLVFLAPELARAFSPLQLTIGRYLSYGAVSAVLILPRWRALAHSVTRREWIALGWLALAGNTLYYILLSSAVQLGGIAMTSLVIGFLPVAVTIIGSRDQGAVPLPRLAPSLLLCAAGALCIGWQALTPSAGGFQRQQIAGLLCAIGALASWTSYAVGNSRWLARLDHISAHDWSLLIGIVTGAQALLLIPIAAVIGVEQHDKLAWMQFAEVSLGVALLASIAGNALWNRMSRLLPLTLIGQMILFETLFALLYGFAWEQRLPRPLETTSFACVILSVAACISAHRKPALLAAA; this is encoded by the coding sequence GTGGACATCGTGAGGCATCGGCACGACACAACTTCTACCGTGGGAGGCATTTTCTGCGGCATGGGCGCAGGTGCTGTGTGGGGGCTGGTTTTTCTGGCACCGGAGCTGGCCAGGGCTTTCTCGCCGCTGCAGCTCACGATCGGGCGCTATCTGTCCTACGGCGCCGTATCGGCGGTCCTGATTCTGCCTCGCTGGCGGGCGCTGGCTCACAGCGTCACCAGGCGCGAATGGATCGCCCTGGGATGGCTCGCGCTGGCGGGGAACACGCTTTACTACATACTTCTATCAAGCGCAGTCCAGCTCGGCGGCATCGCGATGACATCGCTCGTGATCGGTTTCCTCCCGGTCGCGGTGACGATCATCGGCAGCCGCGATCAGGGTGCGGTGCCGCTGCCCAGGCTCGCGCCATCGCTGCTGCTGTGTGCGGCGGGTGCGCTATGCATCGGCTGGCAAGCGTTGACGCCGAGCGCCGGTGGATTTCAGCGGCAGCAGATCGCTGGGCTGCTCTGTGCCATTGGTGCACTTGCATCGTGGACGAGCTATGCAGTCGGCAACAGCCGGTGGCTTGCCCGCCTCGATCACATCTCGGCTCACGACTGGAGCCTGCTCATTGGCATTGTGACTGGCGCGCAGGCGTTGCTCCTCATCCCCATCGCGGCGGTGATCGGGGTGGAGCAGCATGACAAACTCGCCTGGATGCAATTCGCAGAGGTGTCGCTTGGCGTGGCCCTGCTGGCATCGATCGCCGGCAACGCGCTGTGGAACCGCATGAGCCGCCTGCTGCCGCTTACATTGATCGGCCAGATGATCCTGTTCGAAACGCTCTTCGCGCTGCTCTACGGCTTCGCGTGGGAGCAGCGCCTGCCCAGGCCGCTGGAAACCACCTCCTTTGCCTGCGTGATCCTGAGCGTCGCGGCGTGCATCTCGGCACACCGCAAACCTGCGCTACTTGCCGCTGCATGA